The following proteins are co-located in the Gigantopelta aegis isolate Gae_Host chromosome 5, Gae_host_genome, whole genome shotgun sequence genome:
- the LOC121373653 gene encoding C-type lectin-like, giving the protein MCLKFSPDRKTWLQAKAECESDGARLVKIDTEDKMRDVSYILVADHIGKFFIGARNHNGSWEWTDGSVVKQQWWLFRDEPSDYSHRDCLVARSDFADWHNIPCRRLRRYICEKL; this is encoded by the exons ATGTGTCTGAAATTTTCACCAGACAGAAAGACGTGGCTTCAGGCTAAAGCAGAGTGCGAATCTGATGGCGCGAGACTTGTTAAGATTGACACAGAAGACAAAATGAGGGACGTCTCATACATACTAGTGGCAG ATCACATCGGAAAGTTTTTCATAGGCGCTAGGAACCACAACGGCTCATGGGAATGGACTGACGGAAGTGTCGTGAAACAACAGTGGTGGTTGTTCCGAGACGAGCCAAGCGACTACAGCCATAGGGACTGCTTAGTAGCACGGAGTGATTTTGCTGACTGGCATAATATCCCATGCAGAAGGCTCAGGCGATACATCTGTGAAAAGTTATGA